A window of Bradyrhizobium sp. AZCC 1610 contains these coding sequences:
- a CDS encoding OmpA family protein, translated as MTNLRILLLATTALTATQLATFTSHAQTAPLVVAQAKEREEGAPGGRPKEAPKGAPPPAAAPKAPAPAAPPPPAAAPPRPAAPPPPPPAAAPPPRQAPPPPPPAAAPPPRPTPAPPSPPPAAAPKAPTPPPPPPAAAPKAPTPPPPPPAAAPSRPTPTPPPPPAAAPAAPKQPAAPTPPPPPPSSQKATPSPAPTPPPPAGAKQPPAPATTPAPQTQTAPPTTAPPPGGTTTAPPPRPGAPTPPPSAGAPTAAPTPAAPGRPGAPAPTTPGATAPTTPPGRPGALPPATPGATAPTATPAPTTSPAPGAGGVPTAPGAAAPAAPAAVPGTPAATPPAGRAQNAPPTVAPAFRQAPQVTAPLPAAPPPEAGLRAIARGAPPSGPTRLDDFRGQRRESQEGGRTIITEPGRIIIRDPGGQQYVRHSEVDRFRYGARDIQTQTVGGETRTVVIRPDGTQVITVVGRDGQLLRRIRRDERGREIIIIDNSYRDPRGGGGFYVNLAPPVVRIPYNRYIVDAEEASPEVLYETMMAPPVERIERRYSLDEIRYSPTVRQRMPSIDVNTINFETGSWEVPPDQASKLQAIADGLNRAIQQNPRAVFLIEGHTDAVGNDVDNLSLSDRRAESAATLLTQQFNVPAENLTSQGYGEQYLKEQIDGPSPINRRVTIRNITPLLTGGQASLPPPPPGTAPPR; from the coding sequence ATGACAAACCTTCGCATCCTGCTGCTCGCCACGACTGCCTTGACGGCGACGCAGCTCGCGACCTTCACATCGCATGCGCAGACCGCGCCGCTTGTCGTGGCGCAAGCCAAGGAAAGGGAAGAAGGAGCCCCGGGCGGTAGGCCCAAGGAGGCGCCGAAGGGTGCTCCGCCGCCGGCTGCCGCACCGAAGGCACCGGCGCCGGCTGCCCCACCACCCCCGGCTGCGGCACCTCCGCGTCCGGCAGCCCCTCCGCCGCCGCCTCCGGCGGCTGCACCGCCACCCCGTCAGGCTCCGCCGCCCCCACCGCCTGCTGCGGCTCCGCCGCCGCGTCCGACGCCGGCACCGCCCTCGCCGCCTCCGGCTGCCGCACCGAAGGCGCCGACACCGCCTCCGCCGCCCCCGGCTGCCGCGCCGAAGGCACCCACACCGCCTCCGCCACCTCCGGCGGCTGCCCCTTCGCGCCCGACCCCGACGCCACCTCCTCCGCCGGCAGCGGCGCCTGCCGCGCCGAAGCAACCGGCTGCACCGACTCCGCCACCGCCGCCGCCTTCATCTCAGAAGGCGACGCCATCGCCTGCGCCGACGCCGCCCCCGCCGGCCGGCGCCAAGCAGCCGCCGGCGCCTGCCACCACGCCGGCTCCGCAAACCCAAACCGCGCCACCGACCACCGCCCCTCCGCCCGGCGGAACGACGACGGCGCCGCCGCCGCGTCCTGGCGCGCCGACACCGCCTCCGAGCGCGGGCGCCCCGACAGCTGCGCCGACACCCGCAGCACCGGGACGACCCGGCGCGCCAGCTCCGACTACACCGGGCGCAACTGCGCCGACCACACCGCCGGGACGACCCGGCGCACTGCCTCCGGCTACGCCGGGCGCAACCGCACCGACGGCAACCCCTGCACCGACGACGAGCCCCGCGCCGGGCGCCGGCGGCGTTCCGACGGCACCGGGAGCCGCGGCCCCCGCGGCGCCAGCCGCCGTGCCAGGCACGCCCGCCGCCACGCCACCGGCCGGCCGGGCACAGAACGCACCACCGACCGTCGCGCCGGCCTTCCGCCAGGCACCTCAGGTCACCGCACCGCTGCCAGCGGCCCCGCCGCCGGAAGCCGGGCTCAGAGCCATTGCCCGCGGTGCACCGCCATCCGGACCGACCCGGCTGGACGACTTCCGCGGCCAGCGCCGTGAGAGCCAGGAGGGCGGCCGCACCATCATCACCGAGCCGGGCCGGATCATCATTCGCGATCCCGGCGGACAGCAATATGTCCGTCACAGCGAGGTGGACCGCTTCCGCTACGGTGCGCGTGACATCCAGACCCAGACCGTCGGCGGGGAAACCCGCACCGTCGTGATCAGGCCCGACGGCACGCAGGTGATCACCGTGGTCGGCCGCGACGGCCAGTTGCTGCGGCGGATCCGCCGCGACGAGCGCGGTCGCGAGATCATCATCATCGACAACAGCTACCGCGATCCGCGCGGGGGCGGCGGATTCTATGTCAACCTGGCGCCGCCGGTGGTCCGCATTCCCTACAACCGCTACATCGTCGACGCCGAGGAGGCGTCGCCGGAGGTGCTCTACGAGACCATGATGGCGCCGCCAGTGGAGCGGATCGAACGGCGTTATTCGCTGGACGAAATCCGCTACAGCCCCACGGTGCGGCAGCGGATGCCGAGCATCGACGTCAACACCATCAACTTCGAAACCGGATCCTGGGAAGTCCCGCCCGATCAGGCATCGAAGCTGCAGGCGATCGCCGACGGCCTCAACCGGGCGATCCAGCAAAATCCGCGCGCGGTATTCCTGATCGAGGGCCATACCGACGCGGTCGGAAACGACGTCGACAATCTGTCGCTGTCGGATCGCCGCGCCGAGTCCGCGGCCACCCTGCTGACGCAGCAGTTCAACGTGCCGGCGGAAAACCTGACCTCGCAAGGCTATGGCGAGCAGTATCTGAAGGAGCAGATCGACGGGCCGAGCCCGATCAACCGGCGCGTCACCATCCGCAACATCACGCCGCTGCTCACTGGCGGTCAGGCGTCGCTGCCGCCGCCCCCGCCCGGCACCGCGCCGCCACGCTGA
- a CDS encoding homocysteine S-methyltransferase family protein, with protein MAKYRDDLPQRRGGIFLTDGGMETTLIFHEGIELPHFAAFVLLDSAEGRQQLKQYYASYLAVAREHGVGFVLDSPTWRANPDWGTKLGYDAVALEEINVRSIAFLEELRAGWERPGAPCVISGAIGPRGDGYKAGNMAADEAESYHQAQIAAFVEGGADMVTAYTLTSINEAIGVARAARALRIPAAISFTVETNGRLVKGETLREAIETVDRETGGSPEYFLINCAHPTHFEDALKASEAWTARIHGVRANASTKSHAELDESVTLDSGDPSDLGRRYLNLRGAFPKMRILGGCCGTDHRHAKAICDACVPPRALSA; from the coding sequence ATGGCCAAATACAGAGACGATCTTCCGCAACGGCGCGGCGGCATTTTCCTTACCGATGGCGGCATGGAAACCACGCTGATCTTTCACGAAGGAATCGAACTGCCGCATTTCGCCGCCTTCGTACTGCTCGACAGCGCTGAAGGCCGGCAGCAGTTGAAGCAGTATTATGCCAGCTATCTCGCGGTCGCGCGCGAGCATGGGGTCGGTTTCGTGCTCGACAGCCCGACATGGCGTGCCAATCCGGATTGGGGCACAAAGCTCGGCTACGACGCGGTCGCGCTTGAGGAGATCAATGTCCGCTCGATTGCATTTCTTGAGGAGTTGCGCGCCGGTTGGGAGAGGCCAGGCGCGCCCTGCGTCATCAGCGGCGCGATCGGCCCGCGCGGCGATGGCTACAAGGCAGGCAACATGGCGGCTGACGAGGCCGAGTCCTACCATCAGGCGCAGATCGCCGCCTTCGTCGAGGGCGGCGCCGACATGGTCACGGCCTACACGCTCACCAGTATCAACGAAGCGATCGGTGTCGCGCGGGCAGCGCGGGCGCTGCGGATTCCGGCGGCCATCTCGTTCACCGTGGAGACCAACGGCCGTCTGGTGAAGGGAGAGACGTTGCGCGAGGCGATCGAGACCGTGGATCGCGAGACCGGAGGGTCGCCCGAATACTTCCTGATCAATTGCGCGCATCCAACGCATTTCGAGGATGCGTTGAAGGCGAGCGAAGCCTGGACGGCGCGCATCCACGGCGTCAGGGCGAATGCTTCGACGAAGAGCCACGCCGAACTTGACGAGTCCGTAACTTTGGATTCGGGAGATCCGTCCGACCTCGGGCGGCGTTACCTCAATCTCAGAGGTGCATTTCCGAAGATGCGTATTCTCGGCGGGTGCTGCGGCACCGATCACCGGCACGCCAAGGCGATTTGCGATGCCTGTGTGCCGCCACGTGCGCTCAGCGCCTGA